A single window of Montipora capricornis isolate CH-2021 chromosome 14, ASM3666992v2, whole genome shotgun sequence DNA harbors:
- the LOC138032257 gene encoding progestin and adipoQ receptor family member 4-like, with translation MFGMELEKNDHIDSFDDNKLSEKKKLQSPQLFRLESCPPWLQFNKFVLDGYRYHLTTRQCLESLFYIHNESFNIYSHGIPCAFFMVFVPLTATSACLANPMWFLFHFFACFAPFFASPIYHLFLCHKSGLCAYNKLLTFDVCGVWAINAFGGLCGIRSTFYCLPFWQTLSLTFYMVVSLVSVYFILLANSAKERFEPLMVFGIMRYFFVAVRLSLFAFNWNCSLSAVPFYLSMDLTAFIGGAINVARIPERWFPGKCDIIGNSHQIMHVLTVFSVVSLHIGSVRDFEWMHKTVCV, from the exons ATGTTTGGAATGGAGCTCGAAAAAAACGACCATATAGACTCTTTTGACGATAACAAGCTTTCGGAAAAGAAAAAGCTTCAAAGTCCTCAGCTATTTCGTCTGGAATCATGTCCTCCGTGGCTGCAATTCAACAAATTTGTTCTCGATGGATACCGCTATCATCTGACCACTAGACAGTGCTTGGAGAGTTTGTTTTACATCCACAACGAAAGCTTCAACATTTATTCACACG ggaTTCCATGTGCGTTTTTTATGGTTTTTGTTCCCTTAACTGCGACTTCAGCTTGTCTGGCCAATCCTATGTGGTTTCTGTTCCACTTCTTTGCCTGTTTCGCTCCATTCTTTGCAAGTCCAAtttatcatttatttttgtGTCACAAAAGTGGACTTTGTGCTTATAACAAGCTTCTGACCTTTGACGTCTGTGGCGTTTGGGCTATAAATGCATTTGGTGGCCTGTGTGGAATACGATCAACATTTTACTGCCTTCCTTTTTGGCAGACTCTGTCATTAACATTTTACATGGTTGTCTCACTTGTATCGGTTTACTTTATTCTGTTAGCCAATAGCGCAAAGGAGAGATTTGAACCTCTGATGGTGTTCGGCATAATGAGGTATTTCTTCGTTGCAGTCAGGCTATCACTTTTTGCATTCAATTGGAATTGTAGTCTTAGTGCTGTGCCATTCTATTTGTCTATGGACTTAACTGCCTTCATCGGCGGTGCTATCAATGTTGCTAGGATACCAGAAAGATGGTTTCCAGGGAAATGTGACATCATCGGCAACAGTCATCAGATTATGCATGTCCTAACAGTTTTTAGTGTTGTCAGCTTGCATATCGGATCAGTTAGAGATTTTGAATGGATGCACAAGACAGTTTGTGTGTAA
- the LOC138033608 gene encoding COX assembly mitochondrial protein homolog has translation MAATNSEEPDEYSRDISSRISPWARGDHLRYVETEVLIPKIVRERAMVNCNDLVKAFSQCAKGRTVSVVWACRKENQAMKDCLTSYYQNKDFFEECKQEYLKKREDFQKDYVQSGETKEMKKKDSVIL, from the exons atggcggCTACAAATTCGGAAGAACCAGATGAATATTCACGCGATATTTCCTCAAGAATTTCTCCTTGGGCGCGCGGAGATCATTTAAGATATGTTGAAACAGAAGTTCTTATACCTAAGATTGTCAGGGAAAGAGCAATGGTGAATTGCAATGATCTTGTGAAAG cttTTTCACAGTGTGCAAAAGGTAGGACGGTTTCTGTAGTCTGGGCCTGTCGCAAAGAAAATCAAGCGATGAAAGATTGCCTAACGAGCTA ttatcAAAACAAAGACTTCTTTGAAGAATGCAAACAAGAGTATTTAAAGAAGAGGGAAGATTTTCAAAAGGACTATGTTCAGTCTGGCGAgacaaaagaaatgaagaaaaaagatTCTGTAATATTGTGA
- the LOC138033605 gene encoding uncharacterized protein → MVDELLQKTLEKAIVAFHKIRDRIIYPANKCSKIHLADAALSTVIGGITFPLCLGFLQRGIFRPIRITSNLRVFSSLCGSISTIIAGSSASLAFLSSVSLLKEIKRNPLKTFAEKQPIRTVPVVVSSKDVPIYGVASLVVFKLLRGRFKSVLPSSLIHPGAFARRSLPAKGKNYASVGVKNKLAVMGRLYGCHSCGKRWRTSFVGDHIPPNMLVKEGQEQRFYPQCRSCSFQQGAALSTSSRRLFIKTHGTSLRLYHLWFPLPIPLAMLRNYVRDHTGFTESNTDTASYDETKEPDKLLTSIVHNVLNFFEIRHKDDDQEID, encoded by the exons ATGGTGGACGAACTTCTTCAAAAAACGCTTGAAAAAGCAATTGTTGCTTTCCATAAAATCCGTGATCGCATTATCTATCCAGCGAATAAGTGTTCAAAAATCCATCTAGCAGATGCTGCTTTATCGACTGTGATTGGTGGAATAACCTTTCCTCTTTGTTTGGGATTTCTACAGCGGGGCATTTTTCGTCCAATTCGCATTACCTCAAACCTTCGAGTTTTCAGTTCGTTATGTGGAAGCATCTCTACGATAATCGCTGGCTCTTCAGCCTCCTTAGCTTTTCTTTCTAGCGTTTCGCTATTGAAAGAAATTAAGCGAAATCCATTGAAAACGTTCGCGGAAAAACAGCCGATTAGAACAGTGCCTGTGGTAGTGTCTTCGAAGGACGTTCCCATCTATGGAGTTGCGAGTTTAGTAGTGTTCAAATTACTTCGTGGCAGGTTTAAATCCGTTTTGCCAAGCAGCTTGATCCATCCAGGAGCGTTCGCAAGAAGATCTCTaccagcaaaaggaaagaattaTGCCTCTGTCGGAGTGAAGAACAAACTAGCGGTAATGG gAAGGCTATATGGTTGCCACTCTTGTGGAAAGAGGTGGAGAACTTCATTTGTAGGAGATCACATTCCACCTAATATGCTTGTTAAGGAAGGACAGGAACAAAGGTTTTATCCACAGTGCAGAAGCTGTTCTTTTCAACAAG GTGCTGCCTTATCTACTTCTTCAAGACGACTTTTCATTAAGACTCACGGCACATCTTTGAGGCTTTATCATTTGTGGTTCCCTTTGCCAATTCCATTGGCCATGTTACGGAACTATGTGAGAGATCACACTGGATTTACAGAGTCAAACACAGACACTGCGTCCTATGATGAGACTAAAGAACCAGACAAGCTTTTAACATCAATCGTACACaatgttttgaacttttttgaAATAAGGCACAAAGATGATGACCAAGAGATTGATTGA